In Rhineura floridana isolate rRhiFlo1 chromosome 1, rRhiFlo1.hap2, whole genome shotgun sequence, the following proteins share a genomic window:
- the LOC133385153 gene encoding uncharacterized protein LOC133385153 encodes MDAGGKSQGKEGRMAKSCGETPVAGFAAESSSQLVRPLESQLVDPEEAKLESEVQKGGPVHEEEEGMKQCQLPTATSAEQQVPWFGFEKACTFVSQSGENVVVRCNYCLRRIKNLRSAVSPSSNVKKHFERAHPEKLRAIEEAIKARRRGLPEPMHDTPPPKMLKQQQTTLERWGSGRDLLLLAACVHPRFKLDRLESCQATTHTNKYTMEALLKAEIWVYLMRTVISLQIKTRKEMT; translated from the exons atggacgccggaggaaaaagccagggcaaggaaggcagaatggcgaagagctgtggag agacgcctgttgcaggttttgctgctgagagcagcagtcagttagtgcggccacttgagtcacagcttgttgatcctgaggaggcaaaactagaaagtgaggttcagaaaggaggccctgtgcacgaggaggaggagggcatgaagcagtgccagttgcccacagccacatctgcagaacagcaagtaccatggtttggctttgagaaagcttgtacatttgtgagccagagtggggaaaatgttgttgtacgatgcaattactgccttcgaaggatcaaaaatctgagatcagctgtttccccctcatccaatgtgaagaaacattttgag agggcacaccctgagaagctgagagcaattgaagaagcaataaaggcaaggagacgtggccttcctgaaccaatgcatgacacccctcctcccaaaatgctgaagcagcagcagacaacccttgagaggtggggatctggcagggatctacttcttctggcagcctgcgtacaccctcgcttcaaactagatcggctggaatcgtgtcaggccaccacccataccaacaa atacacaatggaagccttgttgaaagctgaaatatgggtgtacttaatgaggacagtgatcagtcttcagataaagaccaggaaggagatgacttag